Part of the Ammospiza caudacuta isolate bAmmCau1 chromosome 3, bAmmCau1.pri, whole genome shotgun sequence genome, TTAAGATAATATTTTATGTACATGTTGATATGTATATGTACATGTAATACATATGCACATAAATATGCTCCTTTGAGCTCTAGGCAATATtttgtgtacatatatatatatgtaagtAATCAATATGTAGCTATTCAGTATGTAGACAATACACACATTTATTCATACACTCTGTccatgtgtgcatgtgtgtgtacaGTTTATATACATGTAAGTGCTTCTGCTCACTAAAAACACAGCTTGGGCAGACAAGGACCAAACCCAGCAGCCTAAGAATGAGCCCACGAATTTGTTCTTCACCTGGTGATGGTGAAGGAATGGAATCTTGTTCTTTTGCCTGGAGCTGTTTGCATTACTCCAGGGTGGGGGCTGAAATAAATTCAGTGAAGTTTAGCTGGCACCAAGGAGGCCCCGAGAAGCACAAGGCTCCTAAGGTACCCCTCACATATGAGAAATGCATGCTCCTCTGAGCTCATCTACACTGGCACCAGGGCCCCAGTGCAGGCAGAACCCCCCAGGACCTTCATCTCTGGCTCGGGGCTGGGGTGGCTCTTGGCGGGGCTGCAAGAGGAATGGATGGGGAATGGATGACACCCTTGGCCACCCCATCACCCGTCACACCAGCGCTACACCGTCTGCGACACAGCTGCACCTCTCCACGATCATGTTGGGCAGCTCGGCCGCCTCAACCTCGGTGTGGTTGCCCCTCCTGACGAGGTAGATGATGGGCAGCGCCGAGCTGGCGGCCGCGGCGCAGGAGCGCTGCCCGGAGTGGCGCGGCGGCTGCAGGCAGGGCCCGGAGCAGCGGAACGCCTGGAACCCCGCCGGCTCCAGCACCCAGGGCACGTCCCGCAGGCTGATGTAGTGCTGCTGCCGGCAGCAGGTGGATTTCCCCAGCAACGCCTCCTCCCTGCAGTCCCCGGAGCTCCTGGATGccaaaaaagaaacaggaatggGTGCTGCAACTGGGAACTGGGGAATGGGAGAAATCATCCTTGCTGCTGATAGCACAGGTGGGCTCTGCCTCATCCCTGCAGTCCCCAGGGATCCTGAGTATCAAGAGAGAAACAGGAATGGGTGCTGCAACTGGAAACTGAAGAATGGGAGAAATCATCCTTGCTGCTGATAGCATAGGTGGGCCTGAGACATGCAACCTGCTCAGGGCTTGCTTGGGTAGTCAGACAGCAGATATAGGATGAGGAGAGGTGAgattcagcagcagctttctAACTTCTCCATTCACAGCTGGTGGACACTGCTGATGGTAAGACCTTCCTACCCTCTCCCCCCCCAGTAATTTGGGGTTTGCCCTCTCCCCCGCCCCAATAATTCAAGGACAAAATTACACCAGAggcagtgtgaaaaatgcatgcattttatgattggcttttcgcaaatattaaaatgaatattatatgtgttgtgttagaaagtaatgctgtattaattctctgaagtagtgtgttaaatgtagttttaggttataacaaaatgttaaaatagaaactgtgctatgtaggatatttttttttaaaggaaggactcgcagtgagatagcagccacaggacacctaaaccttacagagaaagagaatttattgctctatTATCAGAAGAAACCAACTTCTTTCCACCTCAAAGgtgctgttaggattcagaggaagaagttgatgatAACCAGACAGAATcttgtgtttgaatggaatttatgcatcatggatgaagtatatgaatatgcaacaggctgttgcttttaagggttaatcctctgttaacgtgggtcctttttcaggcttattttgcccagaaagaggcacccggactgtccataactctttgtatttattgtcttacattgtcctaattcaatttgtccaaattgttattactctaattatattactattttttataaccattttactactattaaactttttaaaagaaacgaTTGGCGTTTTTTCACAGGCAGTGCATGCAGATTTAGGTTTCCTACATACCCGTAGTCGTCCAAGTCGAGGGTGTAGAGCTCCAGGTAGGGCTTGCCCAGGGCTTTGTCCCCGGGGTGCTGCGAGGTGAAGCGCACGGCTCTGGCCATTTCCGAGGCGTGGCTGCCCGGCCTCTCCCCCTCGATCCGCACCTCCAGCAGCATCGGCCCCCGCCCCTCGCTCCGCAGCCAGTAATGCACGGCCTGGGTCACATCAAAGCTCTTCCAGCCCGACTCACGGATAGGAACCAGCCTGCACGACAAGGGCTTGGCGTTAGAAAAGCCCATCAGATAAATCCCGGGCTCGCAGCGCAAGATAGTTTACATCCTGTGGATTGGCACATGCCTTGAGTACATGATCATTTTTGCTCTGGGCAAGCACCCACAGCAGTTAATTGCCACCTCAAAAAGACAAATGCAGATCTAACAGACACTGAAGGGTCAGAAAAAACCCTCTCTACATGCTCATACAAAAAACTATGGTGGTGCAGGGTCATGCGCAGCCTCAATATTGGCGACAATGCTTGGTGAACACCAGGCTCCCACCTGCTCCTGTCTGAGCTGCACCAGGGCCATAAGTTTCCAGTTCAGTCTAGTTCTGCCTTGATGCAAAACTTCCACAGAGCTCACCACTACAGAATCAGATTATTTTTGCATCATTTACTTGTTTAAACCAGCTAATAAAATGGCCAGGGGAAAGAAGACCAGCAGCCAGTAACCCAGTTGAATAAGTGACACAGAATTGAACCAAGTGGGGGATTTCAGAGAGGAAGATGCAATAGTACATGATATcatttcatagaatcatcaTATATTGCCATCTCAGCATGATACCTGCTCTTAAAAGCTCATTGTGGGTTCAGAGGCCATATAACACAGTTGTACAGATGCTAACCCCATCAGACTGAGCTGAGGAACACCCACACGATGCCCACAGCACCCCAGAGGACCCAAACTCTGTAACTCCAGCAGAGGCCCCTTTCTCACCTGGAATCTATCAGGGAGGTGCTGTTGGTGCCatcgtgctgctgctgcacccagtACACGCTGACTCTGGCGTTGGAGACGGGCCTGTGGGACTGCCTGGCAGGCAGCTTTGCCCTGTCCACAGGCTTCTTGAAGAGTTTCAGTTCAGCCATGGTCACTTCGCTGTTTTTGGGTATTCTGCCTTCCATGTCGAACACCAGCCTCTGGCGTG contains:
- the LOC131556213 gene encoding left-right determination factor 2-like, coding for MDLRCAWMLCVLCLVPTARAFTQERFKEAVLKQLGLSEVPKLPSRDLVDVVIPEHVKNKYMSMLKRQRVKRRALPSLAGILRGIPGHTGMTGEVLYSDTTTRQRLVFDMEGRIPKNSEVTMAELKLFKKPVDRAKLPARQSHRPVSNARVSVYWVQQQHDGTNSTSLIDSRLVPIRESGWKSFDVTQAVHYWLRSEGRGPMLLEVRIEGERPGSHASEMARAVRFTSQHPGDKALGKPYLELYTLDLDDYGSSGDCREEALLGKSTCCRQQHYISLRDVPWVLEPAGFQAFRCSGPCLQPPRHSGQRSCAAAASSALPIIYLVRRGNHTEVEAAELPNMIVERCSCVADGVALV